The Algoriphagus sp. TR-M9 genome has a window encoding:
- a CDS encoding FtsB family cell division protein gives MSKYLKYTKNFYFLGIVFFLSWMIFIDSNNVVNHFQLSRKLGQLQDQKEFYLERKEKIKAEREELMSNPELLEKFAREKYLMKKNTEDLYVIVKK, from the coding sequence ATGAGTAAATACCTGAAATACACCAAAAACTTTTACTTTCTAGGAATCGTGTTTTTTCTCAGTTGGATGATTTTCATTGATTCCAATAATGTGGTGAACCATTTTCAGCTAAGTAGAAAACTAGGTCAGCTTCAAGACCAGAAGGAATTTTACCTGGAAAGAAAAGAAAAAATAAAAGCAGAAAGGGAAGAGCTCATGAGTAACCCAGAACTTTTGGAGAAGTTTGCCCGTGAAAAGTACCTGATGAAGAAAAACACTGAAGACCTCTATGTCATTGTTAAAAAATAA
- the carA gene encoding glutamine-hydrolyzing carbamoyl-phosphate synthase small subunit → MIKQKATLLLADGTVFHGNLIGSPGTNGGEICFNTGMTGYQEIYTDPSYTGQIIVTTTSHIGNYGVIDSEVESDHPTIGGIVVNSFSEVYTRMDASGSLQDYLVEHGITGIADIDTRKLVRHLRSRGAMNAIISSEFEGNLEGLQSELENVPDMAGLELSSTVCTQEPYFCGDADSKIKVACIDFGIKKNILRNLTDRGAYCKVFPAKTSLAEMQEWAPDAYFLSNGPGDPAVMEYAVKTTKDILETGKPVFGICLGHQLLAEACGITTYKMHHGHRGLNHPIKNLKTGRSEITSQNHGFNITREDTEQNPDVEITHVHLNDNTVAGIRLKNKPAFSVQYHPESSPGPHDSRYLFDDFISLINKN, encoded by the coding sequence ATGATCAAACAAAAAGCGACTTTACTTCTGGCTGACGGCACGGTGTTTCATGGAAACCTGATCGGAAGCCCAGGTACAAATGGTGGTGAAATTTGCTTCAACACCGGAATGACAGGTTATCAGGAAATCTATACTGATCCATCCTACACAGGACAAATTATTGTAACCACTACGTCCCATATCGGAAACTATGGCGTGATAGACTCTGAAGTGGAATCTGATCACCCGACGATAGGAGGTATTGTGGTAAATAGTTTTTCCGAAGTTTACACTCGTATGGATGCCTCTGGCTCACTGCAAGATTACCTCGTAGAGCATGGGATTACCGGTATAGCTGATATAGATACCCGCAAGCTGGTGAGACACTTGAGATCCCGAGGAGCTATGAATGCTATCATCAGCTCAGAATTTGAAGGAAATCTTGAAGGGCTACAATCCGAACTTGAGAATGTGCCAGATATGGCTGGTCTTGAGCTTTCATCTACAGTTTGTACACAAGAACCCTACTTCTGTGGCGATGCTGACTCTAAGATCAAGGTTGCTTGTATAGACTTTGGTATCAAAAAGAACATTCTTAGAAACCTGACGGATAGAGGCGCATATTGCAAAGTATTCCCAGCAAAAACATCCTTAGCAGAAATGCAAGAATGGGCTCCGGATGCTTACTTTCTTTCCAATGGTCCAGGTGATCCAGCTGTGATGGAATATGCAGTGAAAACTACCAAAGATATCTTAGAAACCGGTAAGCCTGTGTTTGGAATCTGTCTAGGTCATCAGTTACTAGCTGAGGCCTGTGGCATTACTACCTATAAAATGCACCATGGACATAGAGGATTGAACCACCCTATTAAGAATTTAAAAACAGGCAGAAGTGAAATCACCTCGCAAAACCATGGATTTAACATCACCAGAGAGGATACTGAGCAAAATCCAGATGTGGAGATTACCCATGTACACTTAAATGATAATACCGTAGCAGGAATTCGACTGAAAAATAAACCTGCATTTTCCGTACAATACCACCCTGAATCCTCACCAGGGCCGCACGATAGCAGATACCTTTTCGATGACTTTATTTCTTTAATTAATAAAAACTAA
- the eno gene encoding phosphopyruvate hydratase, whose protein sequence is MTLIQSIHARQILDSRGNPTVEVDVYTENGAFGRAAVPSGASTGVNEAVELRDGDKGTYMGKGVTKAVANVNDTIASELVGFDVFEQNLIDQIMIDLDGTPNKSNLGANAILGVSLAVAKAAAMESGQPLYRYVGGVNANTLPVPMMNIINGGSHSDAPIAFQEFMIRPVGAPNFSEAIRMGTEIFHNLKKILHDKGLSTAVGDEGGFAPNFSGGTEEALGCILDAINKAGYKAGDDVTIALDCAASEFFVDGNYDYKKFEGDTGLTRNREEQVAYLAELTEKYPIDSIEDGCAEEDWEGWAMLTAKIGDKVQLVGDDLFVTNVKFLQRGIEEKSANSILIKVNQIGTLTETINAVNLAHKAGFTAVMSHRSGETEDATIADLAVALNCGQIKTGSASRSDRMAKYNQLLRIEEQLGESAVFKGML, encoded by the coding sequence ATGACATTGATTCAATCAATCCATGCAAGACAAATCCTTGATTCACGAGGAAATCCTACAGTAGAAGTGGACGTGTACACTGAAAACGGTGCTTTCGGCCGTGCCGCTGTGCCTAGTGGAGCCTCTACTGGTGTCAATGAAGCGGTAGAGCTTCGTGACGGTGATAAAGGTACTTACATGGGCAAAGGAGTAACAAAGGCTGTAGCCAATGTTAACGATACAATTGCATCTGAACTTGTTGGTTTCGATGTGTTCGAGCAAAACCTGATCGACCAGATCATGATTGACTTGGACGGAACTCCAAATAAAAGCAATCTTGGTGCAAACGCTATATTGGGTGTTTCACTGGCTGTGGCCAAAGCTGCTGCAATGGAGTCTGGTCAGCCTCTTTACAGATACGTGGGTGGTGTGAATGCGAATACCCTTCCCGTTCCGATGATGAACATTATCAATGGAGGTTCCCATTCAGATGCTCCTATTGCTTTCCAGGAATTCATGATTCGCCCCGTGGGAGCTCCAAACTTCTCTGAAGCTATCCGTATGGGAACAGAGATCTTCCATAACCTCAAGAAAATTCTTCACGACAAAGGATTGAGCACAGCTGTAGGTGACGAAGGTGGTTTTGCACCAAACTTCTCAGGCGGAACTGAGGAGGCCTTAGGATGTATCCTAGATGCGATCAATAAGGCTGGATACAAAGCTGGGGACGATGTGACTATTGCATTGGACTGCGCGGCTTCTGAATTCTTTGTAGACGGAAACTACGATTACAAAAAGTTTGAAGGAGATACTGGACTGACCAGAAACAGAGAAGAGCAAGTAGCTTATCTAGCTGAATTGACCGAAAAATATCCAATCGACTCCATCGAAGATGGATGTGCTGAAGAAGATTGGGAAGGATGGGCGATGCTTACTGCCAAAATCGGAGATAAAGTGCAGCTGGTTGGTGATGATCTTTTCGTAACCAATGTGAAGTTCCTTCAAAGAGGAATCGAAGAGAAATCAGCGAATTCCATTCTTATCAAAGTAAACCAAATAGGTACTTTAACAGAAACTATCAATGCGGTTAACCTTGCTCATAAAGCTGGATTTACTGCGGTGATGTCTCACAGATCGGGTGAAACTGAAGATGCAACTATCGCGGATCTTGCTGTAGCCCTAAACTGCGGCCAAATCAAAACAGGTTCTGCATCTAGATCAGACCGTATGGCTAAATATAATCAACTGCTTAGAATAGAAGAGCAGCTTGGAGAATCTGCGGTATTCAAAGGTATGCTGTAA
- a CDS encoding DUF4249 domain-containing protein: protein MRKLLLFICLCAGLVSGCREPFEPEIKPSDESVLVVEGYLDSEGLASYLYLSYARPIQGDGLTGSYTVSGARIRLESETGEEYYLADQGSGSYLFQEDISENQNYQLFIETPDGLSYVSDPIRPIISPEIQDVGFVRNEEGVEIFLTTQGDQNADDFLWTFEETWAFRPRIVTPYIYRQETKTVEFRTPEERIDLCFKSELNSDLILETSSRFEDQFVFRQSITHILEGDEKLSQRYSILISQKALDQGAAEFWEIMRKNSSDLGSIFSPLPSNVSGNLHQEQDPNAPVVGYVSLGVVRQERLFVDFRDVLPWRLDIPEEYLGCLISADSTIIADYDAMFRTGETLPAREYVPDGGTQATAYFTAPRRCADCTLRGTREKPEFWEDF, encoded by the coding sequence ATGAGAAAACTGTTGCTGTTTATTTGTCTTTGCGCCGGTTTAGTTTCAGGCTGTCGTGAGCCTTTCGAGCCGGAGATTAAGCCTAGCGATGAGTCTGTACTAGTGGTGGAAGGATACCTGGATTCTGAAGGATTAGCTTCCTACCTGTATTTGAGCTATGCCAGGCCGATCCAGGGAGATGGTTTAACCGGGAGTTATACGGTATCGGGAGCTAGAATTCGGTTAGAATCTGAAACTGGGGAGGAATATTACCTAGCAGATCAGGGCTCGGGGAGTTATCTCTTTCAGGAGGATATTTCCGAAAACCAGAATTACCAATTGTTTATAGAGACACCGGATGGGCTGAGCTATGTATCAGACCCGATTCGACCTATAATTTCCCCCGAAATACAAGATGTGGGTTTTGTAAGAAATGAGGAAGGGGTGGAGATATTCCTAACTACGCAGGGAGATCAAAATGCAGATGATTTTCTATGGACATTTGAGGAAACCTGGGCTTTTCGTCCTAGGATAGTAACTCCATATATTTATAGACAGGAGACCAAAACCGTAGAATTCAGAACTCCGGAAGAGCGAATAGACTTGTGTTTCAAATCCGAACTGAATTCAGATTTGATATTGGAAACCTCTTCCAGGTTTGAGGATCAATTCGTTTTTCGACAGTCTATTACCCACATCCTCGAGGGAGATGAGAAGCTTTCACAGCGATATAGTATTTTGATTTCTCAGAAAGCTCTGGATCAAGGAGCAGCCGAGTTTTGGGAAATTATGCGCAAAAACTCCAGTGATCTGGGATCTATTTTCAGTCCCTTGCCTTCAAATGTCAGTGGTAATCTGCATCAAGAGCAAGATCCTAATGCTCCGGTAGTGGGCTACGTGAGTTTGGGAGTAGTGAGGCAAGAGCGGCTTTTTGTGGATTTCAGAGATGTGCTTCCTTGGAGACTGGACATCCCTGAGGAATATTTGGGCTGCCTGATTTCAGCAGATAGTACCATTATCGCAGATTATGATGCCATGTTCAGAACTGGAGAGACGCTACCGGCAAGAGAATACGTGCCAGACGGAGGTACTCAAGCCACCGCATATTTTACTGCCCCAAGGAGGTGTGCAGATTGTACCTTGAGAGGCACGCGCGAAAAACCTGAATTTTGGGAGGATTTCTAA
- a CDS encoding TonB-dependent receptor, producing the protein MKKVLLVLIILLGVGEVYSQTDPAPKISGMYMGMPFSRFVNRVEQETSYRFSYKESDVQDIQVNLQVNDAPLRAILDEIFEGTSLTYLIDKQRKVWITKGARLVLDLPEGYFDIQDRQELNNAQGDSLGVFAKNILYTIGNESDNPNSKTATLSGTIYSVENGEPMTGAIVLEKVGYRQVATDAQGRYKLTLNKGRHTIYVQNIGGFQEQRLIDLRGDGVLDMKIEETMLSLDEVVVSSGALSHINQLDMGVQSISIADVKRLPAALGEVDILRGVLTMPGVNTVGEASVGFNVRGGTADQNLILYDNSTVFNPSHVFGFFSAFNADMVSGVELYKGSVPVNYGGRLSSVLQVDPKFGRSDKIGGSGGIGILTSRLSLEGPIGEKTTFIVGGRTTYSNWALELLDEEADLKGSEVAFYDFNLNVQHQLNEKNILEFTGYLSNDDFQFDLDTTYSYQNKNFALSWKHYFNDQMEGKFVLGTDSYSFGIIGQDNPLNSYDFGFEVNQLHARADFEYRKNDRHIIKFGAHAIQYKLDPGYIKPYGAESIVIEEDIQREQAREISIYAGDEFTINDDFSVSYGARYMLYQMLGPATVAQYVPNEPITGENMIGEENYDKGKVVKTYHGPEFRLAARYTLNTQSSLKFSINTMRQNIHLLSNTSAISPTDSWKLSDPYIKPQNGGQASLGYYRNMAQNTVEFSTEVYYRYMGNMLDYRSGASLVLNDQIEQDVLNSNGKAYGVELLLKKNKGLLQGSIAYTFSRSLLQTSEEPSIEKINNGEFYPSNYDQPHHFVLTTNYELSKRVNTSLNVNYSTGRPVTLPISKFDYAGSERVYFSERNAYRIPDYFRVDLSVNLEGSHKVKKLAHSSWSLGVYNLLGRSNPYSVYYTPVEGVLRGYQLSIFAQPIPFITYNFRF; encoded by the coding sequence ATGAAGAAAGTTTTACTCGTATTGATCATACTGCTTGGTGTGGGAGAAGTATACTCCCAGACCGATCCTGCCCCGAAAATTTCCGGGATGTACATGGGCATGCCTTTTTCCCGTTTTGTAAACAGAGTGGAGCAGGAAACTTCCTACCGGTTTAGCTATAAGGAATCAGATGTGCAGGATATCCAAGTGAACCTCCAGGTAAATGATGCTCCGCTGAGGGCGATTTTAGATGAGATATTTGAAGGCACATCGCTGACTTACCTGATAGATAAACAGCGTAAAGTTTGGATTACAAAAGGTGCCAGGTTGGTGCTGGATCTTCCCGAAGGCTACTTTGATATACAGGATAGACAAGAGCTGAACAATGCCCAAGGGGATTCTCTGGGGGTTTTTGCTAAAAACATTCTGTACACAATAGGTAATGAATCAGACAATCCAAACTCGAAAACGGCTACACTAAGCGGTACCATATATAGCGTGGAGAATGGAGAGCCTATGACCGGTGCCATAGTGCTCGAAAAAGTAGGATATCGACAGGTGGCTACAGATGCACAAGGAAGATATAAGCTGACCCTGAATAAAGGAAGACATACCATTTATGTGCAGAATATCGGTGGGTTTCAGGAGCAGCGCTTGATTGACCTACGCGGTGATGGTGTGTTGGATATGAAAATTGAGGAAACCATGCTTTCCTTGGATGAAGTGGTAGTGAGTTCTGGCGCCCTTTCCCATATCAACCAACTGGACATGGGGGTGCAATCTATTAGTATAGCTGATGTGAAAAGGCTTCCTGCTGCATTGGGTGAAGTGGATATTCTGAGAGGAGTGCTCACCATGCCGGGTGTGAATACTGTGGGGGAGGCTAGCGTGGGCTTTAATGTTCGAGGTGGGACAGCAGATCAAAACCTGATTTTGTATGACAATTCCACAGTTTTTAACCCCTCTCACGTTTTTGGTTTTTTCTCTGCTTTTAATGCCGATATGGTCAGTGGGGTAGAATTATACAAAGGTTCGGTGCCCGTGAATTATGGCGGGCGTTTGTCTTCTGTATTGCAGGTAGATCCTAAGTTTGGGAGGTCAGACAAAATTGGTGGTTCTGGTGGTATTGGGATTTTGACCAGCAGGCTTAGTCTAGAGGGACCCATAGGCGAAAAAACCACTTTTATTGTAGGTGGAAGAACTACTTATTCCAATTGGGCTTTGGAACTATTGGATGAGGAAGCTGACCTGAAAGGAAGTGAAGTGGCTTTTTACGATTTCAACCTCAATGTGCAGCATCAGCTGAACGAGAAAAATATACTTGAATTTACGGGCTATCTCAGCAACGATGATTTCCAGTTTGATCTAGATACTACCTATTCCTATCAAAATAAGAATTTTGCACTTTCATGGAAACATTACTTCAATGATCAGATGGAAGGAAAGTTTGTGCTGGGGACAGATTCCTACAGCTTTGGGATTATAGGCCAGGACAATCCTTTGAATTCCTATGATTTTGGTTTTGAAGTCAATCAATTACATGCCAGGGCTGATTTTGAATATAGAAAAAATGATAGGCATATCATTAAGTTTGGAGCACATGCCATTCAGTATAAACTGGATCCGGGATATATCAAACCTTATGGAGCAGAATCCATCGTGATCGAAGAGGATATCCAGCGGGAGCAGGCAAGGGAGATATCAATTTATGCTGGAGATGAATTTACCATCAACGACGACTTCAGTGTGAGCTATGGAGCCAGATATATGCTCTATCAGATGCTGGGGCCAGCTACAGTAGCTCAATATGTGCCAAATGAGCCCATTACCGGTGAAAATATGATAGGTGAGGAGAACTATGACAAGGGTAAAGTGGTCAAAACGTACCATGGTCCTGAGTTTAGACTGGCTGCGCGCTATACGCTCAACACGCAATCTTCCCTGAAGTTTAGCATCAATACAATGCGCCAAAATATTCACCTACTTTCTAACACATCGGCGATTTCTCCTACGGACTCCTGGAAACTGAGTGATCCTTACATCAAACCTCAAAATGGTGGGCAAGCCTCCTTGGGCTATTACAGAAATATGGCGCAAAATACCGTGGAGTTTTCTACAGAGGTATACTATAGGTACATGGGTAATATGCTCGATTACAGGTCAGGAGCCTCCCTGGTGTTGAATGATCAGATCGAGCAGGATGTTCTCAACTCTAATGGGAAAGCATATGGAGTAGAACTACTGTTGAAAAAAAATAAAGGGCTTTTACAGGGTTCTATCGCATATACTTTTTCCAGATCTTTGCTTCAGACTTCGGAGGAGCCAAGCATAGAAAAGATCAATAATGGAGAGTTTTATCCAAGTAATTATGATCAGCCGCATCATTTTGTCCTGACCACTAACTATGAATTGAGCAAGCGGGTCAATACCTCCTTGAATGTGAATTACAGTACCGGTAGGCCTGTTACCCTTCCGATTTCCAAATTTGACTATGCGGGTTCAGAGAGGGTTTATTTCTCCGAAAGGAATGCGTACAGGATTCCGGATTATTTCAGGGTAGATTTATCTGTGAACCTAGAGGGTAGTCATAAAGTGAAGAAACTGGCGCATTCTTCCTGGTCCTTAGGTGTATATAATTTGCTAGGCAGGAGCAATCCATACTCCGTGTATTATACTCCAGTAGAAGGGGTACTCAGAGGCTATCAATTATCCATTTTTGCCCAACCAATTCCATTTATTACTTACAATTTCCGATTCTGA
- the cysM gene encoding cysteine synthase CysM, with translation MKLFELIGNTPLILLEHLPINPKVKIYCKMEGQNPGGSVKDRAAYNMLRSALDRGDIQKGDKLVEATSGNTGIALAMVAKVLGLEMTLIMPDNSTKERVLSMKAYGAEVILTPAEKTIEYARTLAEQMSEEGYYMLDQFGNEDNYLAHYKTTGPEIWKDTEGKVTHFVSAMGTTGTIMGVSKYLKEKNAAIQIVGTQPTDGSSIPGIRRWSPEFLPKIFDPSRVDQVIDVSQDQATAMTRRMAKEEGILAGMSSGGALYAAIELSKTLEEGVIVCITCDRGDRYLSSDLFG, from the coding sequence ATGAAGCTATTTGAATTGATTGGTAACACCCCGCTAATCCTTTTGGAACATTTACCTATTAACCCCAAAGTCAAAATCTATTGCAAAATGGAAGGGCAAAATCCGGGTGGTAGTGTAAAGGATCGCGCGGCTTACAATATGCTCAGAAGTGCTTTGGATCGGGGTGATATCCAAAAAGGCGATAAATTAGTGGAAGCTACCAGTGGTAATACGGGTATAGCTTTAGCAATGGTCGCTAAGGTCCTCGGGCTGGAGATGACTCTGATTATGCCTGATAACTCTACCAAAGAGCGTGTACTTTCAATGAAGGCCTATGGAGCAGAGGTGATTTTGACTCCTGCGGAGAAAACCATAGAATATGCTAGGACACTAGCTGAGCAGATGAGTGAGGAAGGCTATTATATGCTAGATCAGTTTGGCAATGAGGACAATTACCTGGCACACTACAAGACCACAGGTCCGGAAATTTGGAAAGATACGGAAGGAAAGGTGACCCATTTTGTGTCTGCGATGGGGACTACAGGTACCATTATGGGTGTGTCTAAATACCTGAAAGAAAAAAACGCTGCTATTCAGATAGTGGGTACACAGCCCACTGATGGATCGAGTATTCCTGGTATTCGTAGATGGTCTCCGGAGTTTTTGCCAAAAATCTTTGACCCAAGCAGGGTAGATCAGGTAATAGATGTAAGCCAAGACCAGGCTACAGCCATGACGCGTAGAATGGCTAAAGAAGAAGGAATACTTGCAGGAATGAGTAGCGGCGGGGCATTATATGCGGCTATTGAACTCTCCAAAACCTTGGAAGAGGGCGTGATCGTCTGTATTACCTGCGATCGTGGTGACAGATATCTGAGCTCAGATTTGTTTGGGTAA
- a CDS encoding serine O-acetyltransferase, with protein sequence MDSFISKLYTAHQECSDCPSPKVIHTFFEDVLGVLFPEYSVQKISDKTTIEFTLNKLKEELSIILERNPNLHQGNGARLGSDFFDGLEQVYDWIQQDVDAMFAGDPAAKSRTEILRSYPGFYAISAYRIAHALHTLGIKLIPRMITEFAHSKTGIDIHPGATIGQYFCIDHGTGVVIGETTLIGDHVKIYQGVTLGALSVDKADADLKRHPTIEDGVVIYSGATILGGNTVIGAGSVIGGNVWLTKSVPPKSKVYYQTQMYHADSAVTDMYVFKNDDDEAI encoded by the coding sequence ATGGATTCATTTATTTCCAAATTATACACAGCACATCAAGAGTGCTCCGATTGTCCATCCCCAAAAGTGATTCACACTTTTTTTGAAGATGTTTTAGGGGTGCTTTTTCCAGAGTACAGTGTGCAGAAAATTTCAGATAAAACCACGATTGAGTTTACCTTGAATAAGCTGAAGGAGGAATTATCCATCATTTTAGAGCGTAATCCAAACCTGCATCAGGGGAATGGAGCGCGTCTGGGTAGTGACTTTTTTGACGGTTTGGAGCAGGTTTATGATTGGATACAGCAAGATGTGGATGCGATGTTTGCCGGCGATCCGGCTGCAAAATCCAGGACAGAAATCCTTCGAAGTTATCCTGGGTTTTATGCCATTTCTGCTTACAGAATTGCGCACGCTTTACATACGCTTGGGATTAAGTTGATCCCAAGAATGATCACAGAATTTGCCCATAGCAAAACCGGGATAGATATCCACCCCGGTGCCACTATAGGTCAGTATTTCTGCATAGATCATGGCACAGGAGTGGTGATAGGAGAGACTACGCTGATCGGCGATCATGTCAAGATCTATCAGGGGGTAACCCTAGGTGCCTTGAGCGTGGACAAAGCAGATGCTGATCTCAAGCGACATCCTACTATCGAAGATGGGGTGGTGATCTATTCCGGTGCCACTATTCTCGGAGGCAATACTGTCATCGGGGCAGGAAGTGTGATCGGAGGGAATGTCTGGCTGACCAAAAGCGTCCCCCCTAAAAGTAAGGTTTACTATCAAACTCAGATGTACCATGCGGATTCGGCTGTGACCGATATGTATGTTTTTAAAAACGATGATGATGAAGCTATTTGA
- a CDS encoding sugar phosphate isomerase/epimerase family protein produces the protein MTSRRSLLKALTLSPIALAGSAAVASPVRKANAKIQFSLNTSTLRGQKLNLTQMIEVASKSGYDGIELWISELDSYLSSGKSLASLKKLFSDAGIEAFNAIGFATWMAQDPAKSKAGFAQMEKEMNMLAQIGCKRIAAPAIGATAPVDLLEAGEKYAALLELGRKTGVMPQLEFWGAYKPFHHMGQALAVAAAANDADARLLPDVYHLFRGGSDFNCLDLVAGEAIEVMHLNDFSDDLPREQQEDKHRIYPGDGVAPLDQISKRLKEMGGTKILSLELFNETYYAQEAELVAKTGLSKMKQFF, from the coding sequence ATGACTTCAAGAAGATCACTACTCAAAGCATTAACCCTATCTCCTATTGCTCTGGCAGGATCAGCAGCTGTCGCATCCCCCGTCAGAAAAGCAAACGCCAAAATTCAATTTTCGCTGAATACCAGCACCTTGCGCGGTCAGAAATTAAACCTCACCCAAATGATAGAGGTAGCTTCAAAATCTGGGTACGATGGTATTGAGCTTTGGATTTCAGAATTGGACAGCTACCTCTCATCAGGTAAATCGCTGGCTTCTCTGAAGAAACTTTTCTCTGACGCGGGCATAGAAGCTTTTAATGCAATAGGATTTGCCACTTGGATGGCGCAAGACCCGGCAAAAAGCAAAGCGGGATTTGCCCAAATGGAAAAAGAAATGAACATGCTCGCGCAAATAGGCTGTAAGCGAATAGCTGCACCCGCTATCGGAGCTACTGCACCGGTAGATTTACTGGAAGCGGGGGAAAAATATGCGGCATTGCTCGAGCTAGGCAGAAAAACCGGAGTGATGCCCCAGCTGGAATTTTGGGGAGCGTACAAGCCTTTTCACCACATGGGTCAGGCCTTGGCCGTAGCAGCCGCAGCCAATGATGCTGACGCCAGACTGCTTCCGGATGTGTATCATCTATTCCGCGGTGGATCGGATTTCAATTGCCTGGATTTGGTAGCGGGAGAAGCCATCGAAGTGATGCACCTCAATGATTTCAGTGATGATCTTCCACGAGAGCAACAGGAAGATAAGCATAGGATCTATCCCGGCGATGGCGTAGCGCCATTGGACCAAATCTCAAAGAGACTCAAAGAAATGGGCGGTACCAAAATTCTCTCTCTGGAACTATTTAACGAAACTTACTATGCACAGGAAGCGGAACTAGTAGCCAAAACAGGGCTGTCCAAAATGAAGCAGTTTTTCTAA